In Panacibacter ginsenosidivorans, the following proteins share a genomic window:
- a CDS encoding dihydroorotase, whose translation MNYIIKNTSIVNEGAVTNGDVLIKNGRIEKIANNIDVKFAATEIDAAGKYLLPGVIDDQVHFREPGLTHKATIYTEAKAAVAGGVTSFMEMPNTQPPAFTQELLEDKYAIASRTSMANYSFFMGTSNDNIEEVLKTNNKKQDVCGVKIFMGSSTGNLLVDNALVLDKIFGGTELLIATHCEDEQIIKANLARLKAIKAILEPSDHPIIRNEENCFESSFKAIQFAKKHGSRLHILHISTEKELQLFTNMIPLEDKRITAEVCVHHLHFTSDDYAALGNKIKCNPAIKAPNNRAALWQALLDDRLDVIATDHAPHTWEEKNEPYEKAHAGLPLVQHSLSLMLHYVKEGKISLEKVVEKMSHAVAKCFHVKERGYIREGYFADLVLVDLDKSYTVSKENILYKCGWSPLEGFTFPSSIMNTFVNGHMVYGNNVFDESHRGMRMKFER comes from the coding sequence ATGAATTATATTATAAAGAATACATCTATTGTAAATGAAGGTGCTGTTACAAACGGAGATGTATTGATAAAAAACGGCAGAATAGAAAAGATTGCCAACAACATCGATGTAAAATTTGCTGCCACAGAAATCGATGCAGCCGGAAAATATTTGCTGCCTGGTGTAATAGACGACCAGGTTCATTTTCGTGAACCGGGGCTTACACATAAAGCAACGATTTATACAGAAGCAAAAGCAGCCGTGGCAGGTGGCGTTACCAGTTTCATGGAAATGCCCAACACCCAACCGCCAGCATTTACACAGGAACTGCTGGAAGATAAATATGCTATTGCATCCAGAACATCTATGGCTAATTATTCATTCTTTATGGGCACCTCAAACGATAATATTGAAGAAGTGCTAAAAACAAACAATAAGAAACAGGATGTATGCGGAGTAAAAATTTTCATGGGCTCTTCTACCGGTAATCTTCTTGTAGATAATGCCCTAGTGTTAGATAAAATATTTGGTGGCACAGAATTACTCATCGCCACACATTGCGAAGATGAGCAGATCATCAAAGCCAATCTTGCACGATTAAAAGCAATAAAGGCTATATTGGAACCATCTGATCATCCCATCATAAGGAATGAAGAAAATTGTTTTGAATCTTCTTTTAAAGCAATTCAGTTTGCAAAAAAACATGGTAGCCGTTTGCACATTCTGCACATAAGTACAGAAAAGGAATTACAGTTGTTCACCAATATGATTCCATTAGAGGATAAACGTATTACAGCAGAAGTATGCGTACATCATTTACATTTTACCAGTGATGATTATGCTGCATTGGGCAATAAAATAAAATGCAACCCTGCTATAAAGGCACCGAACAACAGAGCTGCTTTATGGCAGGCTCTGTTAGACGATCGTTTGGACGTTATTGCCACAGACCATGCACCGCATACCTGGGAAGAAAAAAATGAGCCTTATGAAAAAGCCCACGCTGGTTTACCATTGGTACAGCATTCTTTATCACTTATGTTGCATTATGTAAAAGAAGGGAAAATAAGTTTGGAAAAAGTAGTAGAAAAAATGAGCCATGCAGTAGCTAAATGCTTCCATGTAAAAGAACGTGGCTATATAAGAGAAGGATATTTTGCAGATCTTGTATTAGTCGATTTAGATAAATCATACACCGTGAGTAAAGAAAACATTCTTTATAAATGTGGCTGGAGCCCATTGGAAGGGTTTACTTTTCCCTCCTCAATCATGAATACTTTTGTAAACGGCCATATGGTTTATGGAAATAATGTGTTTGATGAATCTCATAGGGGCATGCGCATGAAATTTGAGCGATAA
- a CDS encoding bifunctional 3,4-dihydroxy-2-butanone-4-phosphate synthase/GTP cyclohydrolase II yields the protein MLDTIESAIEDIKQGKLVIVVDDEDRENEGDFVTSAENATPEVINFMSKYGRGLICAPITQQRADELQLELMVNNNTAIHETPFTVSVDLLGFGCTTGISAHDRSATVKALIDPSKRPADFGRPGHIFPLRAKDGGVLRRTGHTEATIDLARLAGMGPAGVLVEIMNEDGTMARLPELLEIARRFDLKVVSIKDLIEYRLKTDSLIEEIVRVNMPTKFGTFKLVAFKEKLTGGEHLALIKGEWKEGEAVLTRVHSSCFTGDILGSFRCDCGEQLHKAMQMVEDEGKGAILYMNQEGRGIGLMNKLRAYKLQEEGLDTVEANLQLGFGMDERDYGVGAQILRKLGITKLRLMSNNPKKRAGLRGYGLEIVDIVPMHITPNPHNEKYLQTKRDKLGHEILSGDTHL from the coding sequence ATGCTCGATACCATTGAAAGTGCGATTGAAGATATAAAGCAGGGTAAACTGGTAATTGTAGTGGATGATGAAGACCGCGAAAACGAAGGCGATTTTGTAACTTCTGCAGAGAATGCTACGCCGGAGGTGATCAATTTTATGAGTAAATATGGCCGTGGCCTGATCTGTGCCCCCATTACGCAGCAACGTGCCGATGAACTGCAGCTTGAATTAATGGTAAACAACAATACCGCCATTCATGAAACACCTTTTACGGTAAGCGTTGACCTGTTAGGTTTTGGCTGCACCACAGGTATAAGCGCTCATGACAGGTCTGCAACCGTAAAGGCATTGATAGATCCTTCTAAACGCCCGGCTGATTTTGGCAGGCCGGGACATATATTTCCACTGCGTGCAAAAGATGGCGGTGTGCTGCGCCGCACCGGGCATACAGAAGCTACTATTGATCTTGCACGGCTTGCGGGTATGGGACCCGCAGGTGTTTTGGTAGAGATCATGAACGAAGATGGTACAATGGCCAGGTTACCGGAGTTGCTCGAAATAGCCAGGCGGTTCGACCTGAAAGTTGTTAGCATAAAAGATCTTATTGAATACAGGCTTAAAACAGATTCGCTGATAGAAGAAATTGTGCGTGTAAATATGCCAACTAAATTCGGCACTTTTAAACTTGTTGCTTTCAAAGAAAAATTAACCGGTGGAGAGCATCTTGCGTTGATAAAGGGAGAATGGAAAGAAGGAGAGGCTGTGCTTACCCGCGTTCATTCCAGTTGCTTTACGGGTGATATACTGGGTAGTTTTCGTTGTGACTGTGGTGAACAATTGCATAAAGCCATGCAAATGGTGGAAGATGAGGGTAAGGGTGCTATTCTTTACATGAACCAGGAAGGTCGTGGCATTGGCCTCATGAATAAATTGCGTGCATACAAATTGCAGGAAGAAGGACTTGATACAGTGGAAGCAAACCTGCAACTGGGTTTTGGAATGGACGAGCGTGACTATGGAGTTGGAGCCCAAATATTGCGGAAGCTCGGCATAACCAAACTGCGGTTGATGAGTAATAATCCTAAGAAGCGGGCAGGTTTAAGGGGTTATGGGCTGGAGATAGTGGATATAGTTCCTATGCATATAACACCCAATCCACACAACGAAAAATACCTGCAGACAAAGAGAGATAAACTTGGTCATGAAATTCTTTCAGGTGATACCCATTTATAG
- a CDS encoding PIG-L family deacetylase — protein MKQSLRLVLLLLFIFPFSIIHAQTPPTYNSADIYLQLKKLNVLGSVLYIAAHPDDENTRLLAYLSKEKQYRTGYMSLTRGDGGQNLIGDEQGIELGLIRTQELLAARRIDGAEQFFSRAYDFGFCKTAKEAMETWGHDKILSDVVWVIRKFQPDVIITRFPGDERAGHGHHQASSLLANEAFKAAADPNMFPEQFKYGVHPWQAKRILWNTFNFGSVNTTDSTQFKIDVGVYNSLIGKSYGEIASESRSQHKSQGFGVPRQRGQAFEYFLTTGGDAPKNDLMDGVDNTWDRIKASTVHDKINGIISQYNFEYPEYSTAPLVDLYKSIQQLPDSYWKTKKLAEVQQLIIACTGLFAEAASSNEHAVQGDSIHVQFFFNKRNNANVNLKEVQLLSYDSTVGKVLGNNQNLSFTKAFTVPVDAKISQPYWLEKPLQSGSFDVSDQTLIGKAQNDAAYIARFIFTINGVDFSVDRAVQYKFTDPVKGEVYQPLLIVPAITGKFDQPLYVLDGAKQKQVALDLKTKKTFNKVDVKLSAGDQWTVTGGTFNKALQKNTTEETNAVVSKGTAGSITNLSVAINNITDDQNNSYTQPLQEEHSIVYEHIPPILYYKPLTAKVEKIDVVVEGKNIGYIIGAGDKVPQALQQMGYNVTLLNEATITDDNLKKFDAVIAGVRAYNTQDWLYSKYDVLMRYIQNGGNYIVQYNTSNFISSVSNKIGPYPFTVSRTRVTDENAEVKILQPNSTVLNYPNKITQADFNNWIQERSIYQAEQPDSHYKTPLAMHDANEPESNGSLILTKYGKGNFVYTGLVFFRELPAGVPGAYRLMANLIALPQNK, from the coding sequence ATGAAGCAATCTTTACGTCTCGTTCTCCTTTTACTTTTTATCTTCCCCTTTTCGATTATTCATGCGCAAACGCCGCCTACTTACAACAGCGCTGATATTTATCTGCAACTAAAAAAACTGAATGTACTGGGAAGTGTTTTGTATATAGCCGCACACCCGGATGACGAAAACACAAGGTTGCTGGCATACCTCTCAAAAGAAAAACAATACCGTACCGGTTATATGAGTCTAACCCGTGGCGATGGTGGTCAGAATTTGATTGGTGATGAGCAGGGTATTGAACTTGGACTGATAAGAACACAGGAATTATTGGCTGCCAGAAGAATAGATGGTGCAGAGCAATTCTTTAGCCGTGCTTATGATTTTGGTTTTTGCAAAACGGCAAAGGAAGCCATGGAAACATGGGGACATGATAAAATATTGAGCGATGTTGTTTGGGTAATACGCAAGTTTCAACCGGATGTTATTATCACAAGATTCCCCGGAGATGAAAGAGCCGGGCACGGGCACCACCAGGCATCTTCTTTGTTAGCCAATGAAGCATTTAAAGCGGCTGCTGACCCTAACATGTTTCCCGAACAATTTAAATATGGTGTACACCCCTGGCAGGCAAAACGAATTTTGTGGAACACCTTTAATTTTGGTTCTGTTAATACAACTGATAGTACACAATTTAAAATAGATGTTGGTGTGTACAATAGCCTGATTGGTAAAAGTTATGGAGAGATTGCCAGCGAAAGCCGCAGCCAGCACAAGAGCCAGGGTTTTGGCGTACCAAGACAAAGAGGTCAGGCCTTCGAATATTTTCTTACAACAGGTGGTGATGCGCCTAAGAATGATTTGATGGATGGAGTGGATAATACTTGGGATAGGATAAAAGCATCAACTGTTCACGATAAAATCAACGGAATTATTTCGCAATACAATTTTGAGTACCCGGAATACTCGACCGCTCCATTGGTTGATCTTTATAAATCTATTCAGCAGTTGCCGGATAGTTATTGGAAAACAAAAAAACTTGCAGAAGTTCAACAATTAATTATTGCATGTACCGGCTTATTTGCAGAAGCGGCTTCTAGCAACGAACATGCAGTGCAGGGTGATAGTATTCATGTACAATTCTTCTTCAACAAGAGAAACAATGCTAATGTTAATTTGAAAGAAGTTCAGCTATTATCTTATGATTCAACTGTAGGTAAAGTATTAGGAAATAATCAAAACCTTAGTTTTACAAAAGCATTTACCGTTCCTGTTGATGCAAAAATTTCTCAGCCATATTGGTTAGAGAAGCCTTTGCAATCAGGCAGCTTTGATGTAAGTGATCAAACGCTGATCGGCAAAGCACAAAATGATGCCGCATATATTGCCAGATTTATTTTTACTATCAATGGTGTTGACTTTTCAGTAGATCGTGCAGTGCAATATAAATTTACTGATCCCGTAAAAGGAGAAGTATATCAACCTTTACTTATAGTGCCGGCCATTACAGGAAAGTTCGATCAGCCTTTGTATGTACTGGATGGGGCAAAACAAAAACAAGTTGCACTCGATCTTAAAACAAAGAAAACTTTCAACAAGGTTGATGTTAAACTTTCTGCAGGGGACCAATGGACTGTAACCGGCGGCACATTCAACAAAGCGCTTCAAAAAAATACTACAGAAGAAACAAATGCTGTTGTAAGTAAAGGAACAGCAGGCAGTATTACAAATCTTTCTGTTGCTATTAACAATATTACTGATGATCAAAATAATTCATACACGCAACCATTGCAGGAAGAGCATAGCATCGTTTACGAACATATTCCACCTATTCTTTACTACAAACCATTAACTGCAAAAGTTGAAAAGATCGATGTTGTTGTAGAAGGTAAAAACATTGGCTATATTATCGGAGCCGGAGACAAAGTGCCGCAGGCTTTGCAGCAAATGGGTTACAATGTAACACTGTTAAACGAAGCGACTATTACCGATGATAATCTGAAAAAATTTGACGCCGTTATTGCGGGTGTGCGTGCATACAACACACAGGATTGGTTATACAGCAAATACGATGTACTGATGCGTTATATACAAAACGGCGGTAACTATATTGTGCAATACAACACATCAAATTTTATAAGCAGCGTTTCCAATAAAATCGGGCCATACCCTTTTACGGTTAGCCGCACAAGAGTTACAGATGAAAATGCAGAAGTAAAAATTTTACAACCCAACAGTACCGTACTCAATTATCCAAATAAAATAACACAAGCAGATTTCAACAACTGGATACAGGAACGAAGTATATACCAGGCAGAACAACCAGACAGCCATTACAAAACGCCGCTTGCCATGCACGATGCCAATGAGCCGGAAAGCAATGGCAGCCTTATTCTTACAAAATATGGCAAAGGAAATTTTGTGTATACCGGTCTTGTGTTCTTCCGCGAATTGCCTGCAGGCGTGCCCGGTGCCTACAGGCTTATGGCTAATCTAATTGCATTGCCACAAAACAAATAG
- a CDS encoding sodium:solute symporter, producing the protein MKSFDWIVLVLTLTGIVLYGLYKSRTSKNLEGYFLSNRSMPWWLVLLSIMGTQASAVTFLSAPGQAFTDGMRFVQYYFGLPLAMIVVSISFVPIFNKLKVFTAYEFLEQRFDIKTRTFTSAMFLLSRGFSTGISVYAPSIILSSLLGWDIFWTNIIMGGILIIYTVSGGAKAVAYTQQLQMIIIFTAMFIAGYYIVHDMPASVSFTDALKVSGASGKLNVITTGVDANGFAWKDKYNIISGLIGGFFLSLSYFGTDQSQVGRYLTAKNNTESKLGLLMNGLVKVPMQFLILLLGALLFTYYQFNSGPIFFNSAVNEKVYETKYGDSLKMLENEFNLLNKTQSNISAAYLQATNDEATSAAVLKDSLTKINTEVNDLRNNYKTVLQKADPSIDTNDTNYIFIRFVVDTLPAGLVGLLIAVIFLASWGSIAAALNSLASCTMIDFYCRFKKHQTHVKQSDIAELRQYNLSKWFTFGWGVFCIIIAEFSTNMGSLIQAVNEYGSLFYGVILGIFLVAFYMKKINGNPVFYSAIIGELLVIALYILDKSGVIGFSFLWLNVVGALAVVLLSWLMNNFIKVKTDS; encoded by the coding sequence ATGAAGAGTTTCGACTGGATTGTTCTGGTGCTTACACTGACGGGCATTGTACTGTATGGCTTGTATAAAAGCCGTACCAGCAAAAACCTGGAAGGCTATTTTTTGAGTAACCGCAGTATGCCCTGGTGGCTGGTATTGCTGAGCATCATGGGCACACAGGCAAGCGCTGTTACTTTTCTTTCAGCACCGGGACAGGCATTTACTGATGGGATGCGTTTTGTGCAGTATTATTTTGGTTTGCCACTCGCCATGATTGTTGTGAGCATAAGTTTTGTACCCATCTTTAATAAACTAAAAGTTTTTACAGCGTATGAATTTCTCGAACAACGTTTTGATATAAAGACAAGGACTTTTACCTCAGCTATGTTTTTACTGTCGAGAGGTTTTAGTACAGGTATTAGTGTGTATGCACCTTCTATTATTCTTTCATCATTGCTTGGCTGGGACATTTTCTGGACCAATATTATAATGGGAGGCATACTCATTATTTATACGGTGAGTGGTGGTGCAAAAGCGGTGGCATATACGCAACAGTTGCAAATGATCATCATCTTTACGGCTATGTTTATTGCAGGTTATTACATTGTGCATGACATGCCAGCCAGTGTAAGTTTTACAGATGCATTGAAAGTGAGTGGAGCTTCCGGTAAATTAAATGTTATAACAACAGGCGTTGATGCAAATGGTTTTGCATGGAAAGACAAGTACAATATCATAAGTGGTTTGATTGGCGGATTCTTTCTGTCCTTATCTTATTTTGGCACTGATCAAAGCCAGGTGGGGCGCTATCTTACTGCAAAAAACAATACAGAAAGTAAACTGGGTTTATTGATGAACGGTTTGGTAAAAGTACCCATGCAGTTTCTGATATTGTTGCTGGGCGCTTTACTGTTTACGTATTACCAGTTTAACAGTGGGCCGATCTTTTTTAATTCGGCTGTTAATGAAAAAGTTTATGAAACCAAATATGGCGATAGTTTGAAAATGCTGGAGAATGAATTTAATTTACTAAATAAAACCCAGTCAAATATTTCTGCTGCATACCTGCAGGCAACAAATGATGAAGCAACGAGCGCTGCTGTTTTAAAAGACAGCCTTACGAAAATAAATACGGAGGTAAATGATCTCCGTAACAATTATAAAACCGTGCTTCAAAAAGCTGATCCATCCATTGACACCAATGATACTAACTATATTTTTATTCGTTTTGTGGTAGATACATTGCCTGCAGGCCTGGTTGGTTTGCTGATAGCAGTTATATTCCTTGCGTCATGGGGTTCTATTGCTGCAGCATTGAACTCATTGGCATCCTGCACCATGATTGATTTTTATTGCCGGTTTAAAAAACACCAGACACACGTGAAACAAAGTGATATTGCAGAACTAAGGCAATACAATCTTTCAAAATGGTTCACATTTGGATGGGGCGTGTTTTGTATTATAATAGCTGAATTTTCTACCAACATGGGCAGTTTGATACAAGCGGTGAATGAATATGGATCTTTGTTCTACGGCGTTATTCTTGGAATTTTTCTTGTGGCCTTTTATATGAAAAAGATAAATGGCAACCCTGTTTTTTATAGCGCTATAATAGGTGAACTACTTGTGATAGCTTTATATATATTGGATAAATCCGGTGTAATAGGTTTTAGCTTTTTATGGTTGAATGTTGTAGGTGCGCTTGCGGTTGTATTACTAAGCTGGCTGATGAATAATTTCATTAAAGTTAAAACAGACTCGTAA
- a CDS encoding replication-associated recombination protein A translates to MANTPLAERMRPNTLDELVGQEHLISKGSILRTAIEHGNIPSMIFWGPPGVGKTTIANIIAHTLNVPFYQLSAISSGVKDVREVIEQAKQQSKAILFIDEIHRFNKGQQDALLGAVEKGIITLIGATTENPSFEVNSALLSRCQVYVLKPLDEQHLVQLLHDALTKDEILKQYKVDLKETTALINISGGDARKLLNLLELVITASDKKEITITDNYVMDVAQKRIAIYDKQGEQHYDIISAFIKSMRGSDPNAAVYWLARMLEAGEDVKFIARRMLILASEDIGNANPNALLLANATFDAVNKIGYPESSLILSQCAIYLASSPKSNASTVAIGAAMSAVSQHGDLPVPLHIRNAPTKLMKDLGYNKDYEYSHSFEGNFSPQEYLPEKVAGTKFFDPGKNAREEELRKFLKGLWKAKYNY, encoded by the coding sequence ATGGCTAATACTCCTCTGGCAGAACGTATGCGCCCAAACACTTTGGATGAATTGGTAGGGCAGGAGCATCTTATCAGTAAAGGAAGTATTCTGCGCACTGCTATTGAGCATGGTAATATTCCTTCCATGATTTTTTGGGGACCGCCAGGCGTTGGCAAAACAACTATTGCAAATATTATTGCGCATACATTGAATGTTCCTTTCTATCAGCTAAGCGCCATCAGTAGTGGCGTTAAGGATGTGCGTGAAGTAATTGAACAGGCAAAGCAACAGTCAAAAGCAATTTTATTTATTGATGAAATTCACCGGTTCAACAAAGGACAACAAGATGCATTGCTTGGAGCTGTTGAAAAAGGAATTATTACGCTGATCGGCGCTACTACAGAAAACCCGTCATTTGAAGTCAACTCCGCATTGCTTAGCCGCTGCCAGGTATATGTTTTAAAACCATTGGATGAACAACATCTTGTGCAGCTATTACATGATGCACTAACGAAAGACGAAATACTTAAACAGTATAAAGTTGACTTGAAGGAAACTACTGCACTTATAAATATCTCCGGTGGTGACGCAAGAAAATTATTAAACCTTTTGGAACTTGTAATTACTGCATCAGACAAAAAAGAAATAACGATCACAGATAATTATGTGATGGATGTTGCGCAAAAAAGAATTGCGATCTATGACAAGCAGGGTGAGCAACATTATGATATCATTTCCGCATTTATCAAAAGCATGCGTGGCAGCGATCCCAATGCTGCTGTGTATTGGCTGGCACGTATGTTAGAAGCCGGCGAGGATGTAAAATTTATTGCACGACGAATGCTGATACTTGCCAGTGAAGATATCGGCAATGCAAATCCCAATGCTTTGTTATTGGCTAATGCTACGTTTGATGCGGTTAATAAAATTGGTTATCCTGAATCATCGCTGATACTTTCTCAATGCGCTATTTATCTTGCTTCCAGTCCGAAGAGTAATGCTTCAACTGTTGCAATCGGTGCTGCGATGAGCGCAGTCTCGCAGCATGGTGATCTTCCAGTGCCTTTGCATATACGCAATGCGCCTACAAAACTCATGAAGGATCTTGGTTATAATAAAGACTATGAATACAGCCATAGTTTTGAAGGAAATTTTTCACCACAGGAATATTTACCGGAGAAAGTTGCGGGCACAAAATTTTTTGATCCCGGAAAAAATGCACGTGAAGAAGAACTGCGTAAATTTTTAAAGGGGTTGTGGAAAGCGAAGTATAATTATTAA
- a CDS encoding M1 family metallopeptidase, with product MRKYLLFVLLFIAVVSVHAQTDRWQQKIKYLINVNMNVQTNRFTGSEKIDYWNNSPDTLNRIFFHLYWNAFQPGSMMDVRSRELGKILLGTNKKGENVYDWDDRVKDRISKLQPDELGFDSVKTIKINSVSQKLIYHETILEVDLDKPILPHTKISMDVAFESQVPLQIRRSGRDNAEGVRYSMSQWYPKVVEYDYQGWNANPYIAREFYGVWGDYDVNITIDKTYLVAASGTIQNPNEVGFGYQADNVKIKAPVGNTITWKFSAQNIHDFVWAADPGYVMQKRQIKNGPLIYVIYKQVDSLEAKWTGVADSAVAAYPFIAKTFGAYPYKNYSFIQGGDGGMEYPMATLIKNASIGTAIHEWMHSWYQGMMGTNESLFAWMDEGFTTYAELRTTAWLKKNDTGFAYKEAYNSYLRLVKSGREEPMTTHSDHFNTNMAYSAAAYSKGSIFLSQLGYIVGDNVLDKILLEYYNEWRFKHPNANDFVRVAEKVSGMELDWYKEYWIYSTKTIDYAVGDVTDDNGKAKITIKRIGLMPMPVDVLITYKDGTKEMHYIPLNMMYGAKPAEDNTPRIIHNEWKWVDPEYNFTLSKGVGEIKQIEIDPSMRLADVNRINNKIVVP from the coding sequence ATGAGGAAATATTTATTGTTTGTTCTGTTGTTTATTGCTGTTGTATCAGTTCATGCTCAAACTGACAGATGGCAGCAAAAAATAAAATATCTTATTAATGTAAACATGAATGTGCAAACCAACAGGTTTACAGGTTCAGAGAAAATTGATTACTGGAATAATTCTCCGGACACATTGAACCGCATCTTTTTTCATTTGTACTGGAATGCATTTCAACCCGGCAGTATGATGGATGTGCGCAGCCGTGAACTTGGCAAAATATTATTGGGCACAAACAAGAAAGGGGAAAATGTTTACGATTGGGATGATCGTGTTAAAGATAGGATCAGCAAACTACAACCCGATGAACTTGGTTTCGACAGTGTAAAAACGATTAAGATCAATAGCGTTTCTCAAAAACTTATTTACCACGAAACTATTCTTGAAGTTGATCTTGATAAGCCAATTCTTCCACACACTAAGATAAGCATGGATGTAGCATTTGAATCACAGGTGCCGTTGCAGATACGCCGCAGCGGAAGAGACAATGCAGAAGGTGTACGTTACAGTATGAGTCAATGGTATCCCAAAGTTGTTGAGTATGATTACCAGGGCTGGAATGCCAATCCATACATTGCACGTGAGTTCTATGGTGTGTGGGGAGATTATGATGTAAACATAACTATCGATAAAACATATCTCGTCGCAGCAAGCGGAACTATTCAAAATCCAAATGAAGTTGGTTTTGGTTACCAGGCAGACAATGTAAAAATAAAAGCACCTGTTGGTAACACAATTACCTGGAAATTCAGCGCCCAAAATATACACGATTTTGTATGGGCAGCAGACCCCGGTTACGTGATGCAAAAGAGACAGATCAAAAACGGGCCACTGATATATGTAATATATAAGCAGGTAGATTCTCTTGAAGCAAAATGGACAGGTGTGGCAGATAGTGCTGTTGCGGCTTATCCTTTTATAGCAAAAACTTTTGGAGCATACCCTTATAAAAATTATTCTTTTATACAGGGTGGAGATGGGGGTATGGAATATCCCATGGCTACACTTATAAAAAATGCAAGTATTGGCACTGCTATACATGAGTGGATGCACAGCTGGTACCAGGGTATGATGGGCACTAACGAAAGCCTGTTTGCATGGATGGATGAAGGATTCACTACTTATGCAGAATTAAGAACAACGGCATGGTTAAAGAAGAATGATACCGGCTTTGCTTATAAAGAAGCTTACAACTCGTATTTGCGTTTGGTTAAGAGTGGCCGCGAAGAACCCATGACTACACATTCGGATCACTTCAATACAAACATGGCTTATTCAGCCGCAGCTTATTCAAAAGGTTCTATTTTTCTTTCTCAGCTTGGCTATATAGTTGGCGATAATGTGCTCGATAAAATCTTATTGGAATATTATAATGAATGGCGCTTTAAACATCCTAATGCAAATGATTTTGTCCGCGTTGCAGAAAAAGTAAGTGGCATGGAACTCGACTGGTATAAAGAATATTGGATTTATAGCACCAAGACTATTGATTATGCAGTGGGTGATGTAACAGATGATAATGGTAAAGCAAAGATCACTATAAAACGTATAGGCCTTATGCCAATGCCTGTTGATGTGCTTATCACTTACAAAGACGGTACAAAAGAAATGCATTATATTCCATTGAACATGATGTACGGTGCAAAACCTGCAGAAGACAATACACCACGCATCATACACAACGAATGGAAATGGGTAGACCCTGAGTATAATTTTACGCTAAGCAAAGGCGTAGGTGAAATAAAGCAAATAGAAATAGATCCAAGCATGCGTTTGGCAGATGTAAACAGAATCAATAATAAAATTGTCGTGCCTTAA
- a CDS encoding PepSY-like domain-containing protein, translated as MKFNLTLLLLLLITVSLNAQIRKIPADVTDAFKARYPHAERVSWKDNLSSFEAQFILNNYEMSASFNSDGDWLHSERKLKYEELPEEVKDGFGKSKFTDWEKGSVFEITKNTEPLQYRILVKKSGVQKKYLFFDVDGKLNRESFTL; from the coding sequence ATGAAATTCAATTTGACATTACTTCTTTTATTATTGATCACAGTTTCTTTAAATGCACAGATACGTAAAATACCTGCTGATGTTACGGATGCATTTAAAGCACGATATCCGCATGCAGAAAGAGTTTCATGGAAGGATAACCTGAGTTCTTTTGAAGCGCAGTTTATATTGAATAACTATGAAATGAGCGCCAGTTTTAACAGTGATGGGGATTGGCTGCACAGCGAAAGAAAGCTAAAATATGAAGAATTGCCCGAAGAAGTGAAAGATGGTTTTGGAAAAAGCAAATTTACAGATTGGGAAAAAGGGTCTGTATTTGAAATAACAAAAAATACAGAGCCGCTGCAATACCGCATTCTTGTAAAGAAAAGCGGTGTTCAAAAAAAATACCTTTTTTTTGATGTAGACGGGAAATTAAACCGCGAAAGTTTTACACTCTGA